The Saccharopolyspora gloriosae genome window below encodes:
- a CDS encoding NUDIX hydrolase, whose translation MGPDPPPSIHAQVRALLTRQAGREWLLLPARDARWRLPGGSVREGETPTDAACRVLYEEAGLTTAEEPKLGAHIWDAASFGGGPVTITYVFAVTAANNLAPPGEWVDRRGAVTLLDPDDMISLADLADGLRVPRVHYQEHLP comes from the coding sequence ATGGGTCCTGATCCGCCGCCCTCGATTCACGCCCAGGTTCGGGCGCTGTTGACCCGCCAGGCGGGCCGGGAGTGGTTACTGCTGCCCGCACGGGACGCGAGGTGGCGGCTGCCGGGCGGATCGGTCCGAGAGGGTGAAACCCCCACTGACGCAGCCTGCCGGGTTCTGTACGAGGAAGCCGGGCTGACCACTGCGGAGGAACCGAAACTCGGCGCGCACATCTGGGATGCGGCGTCGTTCGGCGGCGGGCCGGTCACGATCACCTACGTCTTCGCCGTGACCGCCGCGAACAACCTGGCCCCGCCCGGGGAATGGGTCGATCGCCGCGGAGCGGTCACCTTGCTCGACCCCGACGACATGATCAGCCTCGCCGACCTCGCCGACGGACTCCGTGTCCCGAGGGTGCACTACCAGGAACACCTGCCCTGA
- a CDS encoding helix-turn-helix domain-containing protein, which produces MIDLYPNRIATLRLRAELSATELEVARLVACNLPNMDIATSLCRSEDTIKNRLVRLFRATGASTRPQFVVWMYETGHVLPGLPRLPEAPLRPRHRTSTPLTAEEAAALSLPALRHQLAATRTELDTLVTFVDPHRERT; this is translated from the coding sequence GTGATCGACCTGTACCCGAACAGGATCGCGACGCTGAGGTTGCGCGCTGAACTTTCGGCTACCGAGCTCGAGGTGGCACGGCTGGTGGCGTGCAACCTGCCCAACATGGACATCGCGACGTCGCTGTGCCGCAGCGAAGACACCATCAAAAACCGCCTCGTACGCCTGTTCCGCGCCACCGGCGCGAGCACCCGGCCGCAGTTCGTGGTGTGGATGTACGAAACCGGACACGTCCTGCCCGGACTGCCCCGCCTGCCCGAAGCCCCACTCCGGCCCCGACACCGCACCAGCACGCCTCTCACCGCCGAAGAAGCCGCCGCGCTGAGCCTGCCCGCCCTACGCCATCAGCTCGCCGCCACCCGCACCGAACTCGACACCCTGGTCACCTTTGTCGACCCCCACCGGGAACGGACATGA
- a CDS encoding helix-turn-helix domain-containing protein — protein MSSALGEPRPGRAPTPARTSPESRQHHLAYLHQQATPGPHRAPEQVAGWIGDHRNLVLAGVRLGTAPELGAAAAQLALAVWRHAGQVPDPAWQAALAHAGEEAAITARQPAVVAELCEHSARTWQNTDPVTAESQWIRALTIRLRLPVNDALLTTVDALTQLYALRHRWPLVLDLNLWLLDYCADHGHLAGAVHAHLALAHARSHAERSASAHEHLEPHEESPMHEANTPHRRHCGLERVQLAQQLKASYENGATIRSLRAETQLSYGKVHRLLAEAGTTFRSRGG, from the coding sequence ATGAGCTCCGCACTTGGTGAACCCCGTCCCGGTCGCGCACCGACCCCAGCGCGCACCTCTCCCGAATCTCGCCAGCATCACCTCGCCTACCTGCACCAGCAGGCCACCCCTGGTCCACACCGCGCACCCGAGCAGGTCGCCGGGTGGATCGGGGACCACCGGAACCTCGTCTTAGCCGGGGTACGTCTGGGCACCGCCCCTGAGCTGGGTGCGGCTGCTGCGCAGCTGGCGCTCGCGGTGTGGCGCCACGCCGGGCAGGTGCCGGACCCGGCCTGGCAGGCCGCTCTCGCGCACGCGGGGGAAGAAGCCGCGATCACCGCCCGCCAACCCGCAGTCGTGGCCGAACTCTGCGAACACAGCGCCCGCACCTGGCAGAACACCGACCCGGTCACCGCCGAGAGCCAGTGGATTCGAGCACTCACGATCCGGCTGCGCCTGCCCGTCAACGACGCCCTGCTGACCACGGTCGATGCACTCACCCAGCTCTACGCCCTGCGCCACCGCTGGCCCTTGGTCCTGGACCTCAACCTCTGGCTCCTCGACTACTGCGCGGACCACGGCCACCTCGCCGGAGCAGTCCACGCCCACCTCGCCCTCGCTCACGCCCGCTCCCACGCCGAACGCTCCGCCTCAGCCCACGAACACCTCGAACCACATGAGGAATCCCCCATGCACGAAGCAAATACCCCACACCGGCGACACTGCGGTCTCGAACGCGTCCAGCTCGCCCAGCAGCTCAAAGCTTCCTACGAGAACGGCGCCACCATCCGGTCTCTGCGCGCGGAGACCCAGCTTTCCTACGGCAAGGTCCATCGCCTTCTGGCAGAAGCGGGCACGACCTTCCGCTCCCGAGGGGGCTAG
- a CDS encoding NUDIX domain-containing protein, whose product MTGRHSGIRLVSVDVGGVLGTVAGHSLGTALAAASPHEHSTVVDIVRRALHTHPQTTDELIQHLATELALPARRVRDILRTPRPLLLIPTARALLAGLRDACPDVQVVVCSNLAAADAAHADLVRAELSDQLDAAYFSYRTGLAKGTGPDVFQHIARQHHVRVSEIVHIGDKIDDDVHAPLLAGCRTLWVHPDHTSTPRVAALDRYRTAADLAGAVTELRRWIPDSVPRPTLPVRAAGLIRNTAGQLLLVRGPTDEKFSFPGGRCESRGADSPPQAMVREVHEELRLTVTPGALLWAGWSEGESSAGENKAHFLFEAHLVGTTVPDPDPAEVAEYRWASNNDALHLLHPAEANRLVRITRRQPHGWQYQPRPIRTSEPGTAP is encoded by the coding sequence ATGACCGGAAGACATAGCGGGATCCGGCTTGTTTCGGTCGATGTCGGCGGCGTGCTCGGCACTGTCGCAGGACACAGCCTCGGCACAGCGCTCGCCGCCGCCTCACCGCACGAGCACTCCACCGTCGTCGACATCGTGCGCCGCGCACTCCACACCCACCCCCAGACCACCGACGAGTTAATCCAGCACCTCGCCACCGAACTCGCCCTGCCCGCCCGAAGAGTGCGCGACATCCTGCGCACACCACGGCCCCTGCTGCTGATCCCCACCGCACGAGCGCTCCTGGCCGGACTGCGGGATGCCTGCCCTGACGTGCAGGTCGTGGTGTGCTCGAACCTGGCCGCCGCCGACGCCGCCCACGCCGACCTCGTCCGCGCCGAACTCAGTGACCAGCTCGACGCCGCTTACTTCTCCTACAGGACCGGACTCGCGAAAGGCACTGGTCCGGACGTGTTCCAGCACATCGCCCGTCAGCACCACGTACGAGTCTCCGAGATCGTCCACATCGGCGACAAAATTGACGACGACGTCCACGCACCCCTGCTCGCAGGCTGCCGCACCCTCTGGGTCCACCCCGACCACACCAGTACACCCCGCGTCGCCGCCCTCGACCGCTACCGCACCGCCGCCGACCTGGCCGGGGCCGTCACCGAACTCCGTCGGTGGATCCCCGACAGCGTTCCGCGCCCGACCCTTCCCGTACGCGCAGCCGGGCTGATTCGCAACACCGCCGGGCAGCTTCTCCTCGTCCGGGGACCGACTGACGAGAAGTTCTCTTTTCCTGGTGGACGCTGCGAATCCCGCGGGGCCGATTCGCCACCGCAGGCGATGGTCCGCGAAGTCCACGAGGAACTCCGTCTCACCGTCACGCCGGGAGCGCTGCTGTGGGCCGGGTGGTCGGAAGGCGAGTCCTCGGCCGGCGAGAACAAAGCCCACTTCCTCTTCGAAGCCCACCTCGTCGGCACCACCGTGCCCGATCCGGACCCCGCCGAGGTCGCCGAATACCGGTGGGCCTCCAACAACGACGCACTGCACCTACTGCACCCGGCCGAAGCCAACCGGCTCGTGCGCATCACCCGCCGACAACCCCACGGCTGGCAATACCAGCCCCGACCCATCCGCACGTCCGAACCGGGAACCGCCCCATGA
- a CDS encoding helix-turn-helix domain-containing protein, with amino-acid sequence MTTPSREAALRGRRRRTLARKLTARFDAGETVIGDLATAIGRKPSLVRRLLEEAGVHTEHSPYIGADDDQLATCLAARHHQHGDSITALIHDTSLHRARLHALLHHAEQPPRRAKAATPPPPGTGQQYLHGASLRELERRTGIDYSTLATKLRAAGVPLRPPGRSPTKPDL; translated from the coding sequence ATGACCACACCCAGCCGCGAAGCCGCGCTGCGAGGACGCCGCCGCCGCACCCTCGCCCGCAAACTCACCGCACGCTTCGACGCGGGCGAGACCGTCATCGGCGACCTCGCCACGGCAATCGGGCGCAAACCCAGCCTCGTGCGGCGGCTACTGGAAGAAGCCGGAGTCCACACCGAACACAGCCCCTATATCGGCGCCGACGACGACCAGCTCGCTACCTGCCTCGCCGCCCGGCACCACCAGCACGGCGACTCCATCACGGCACTGATCCACGACACCAGCCTGCACCGCGCCCGTCTCCACGCTCTGCTCCACCACGCCGAACAACCACCCCGCCGGGCCAAGGCCGCCACACCACCCCCACCTGGCACGGGCCAGCAGTACCTCCACGGCGCCAGCCTGCGCGAACTCGAACGCCGCACCGGCATCGACTACTCCACCCTCGCAACCAAACTCCGCGCCGCAGGCGTGCCGTTGCGCCCACCGGGACGTTCACCCACGAAACCTGACCTGTAG
- the dnaE gene encoding DNA polymerase III subunit alpha: MSDRFVHLHVHTEFSMLDGAAKHDALFAEVARLEQPAVAMTDHGNMFGAHSFYAQAKKAGIKPIIGIEAYVAPASRYHKKPMFWGERARTGKKEVDEYGESGDVSGAGAYTHMTMVAQNSTGLRNLFKLSSLASTEGFFRKPRMDKELIAEHSEGIIATSGCLAGEILTRLRLGQKQEALQAASDYKDIFGADRFFIEVMDHGIQMERDIRTELLDIARQLELRTVATNDSHYVTADQAGHHDALLCLQTRSTLADTDRFKFNGDGYHIKSSAEMREYWDTEVPGAADSTLLITDMVEGYEEAFAATNRMPQAKIKPGSTDVEVLRDEVEEFIPTRFAGDSFTQEYRDQLEWELKVITEKGYSSYFLVVGDMIRWAKDNGIRVGPGRGSAAGALLSYVLHIIDIDPLKHGLLFERFLNPERDSPPDIDIDFDERRRDEVIAYAKQKYGEEYFAKVITYGTIKTKAAFKDAARVHLGQPGFQLADQFSKALPAPIAAKDIPLSGIVNPKHERYAEATEVRALIEKDAQIGKIFDTALGLEGLIRNAGVHACAHIISREPLLDVLPLWKRDDGEIITGWDGPQCEDVGLLKIDILGLVNMTTIDDTVRMVKANHGVEIEPLDIPLDDAPTYELLGRGESLGVFQLEGGGMQSLLKRMAPTRFGDIVACVALYRPGPMDVNAHLDYADRKNGKKPVEPIHAELDKPLEDVLGETYGLIVYQEQIMAIAQQVAGYTLGQADLLRRAMGKKKKEVMDEQFARFEAGMAEREYSKEAINQLWATVLPFAGYAFNKSHAAAYGLVTYWTAYLKAHYPAEYMAALLTANAHNKDKTGVYLSECRRMGIRVLPPDVNESVVGHAAVDGRIRFGMGAIRNVGANVVESITKTRKTKGRYTSFTDFLDKIEITACNKRVIESLIKAGAFDSLGLTRMALTQHHEAAVDAVISLKRQEAMGQFDLFGGADDTSASDDSSPLAHLQFTNEEWPRKQLLAYEREMLGLYVSAHPLDGAERLLRPYQDTSIAELVGGEREPSNNGKEEAKIAGMISGIQRRLNKNGQPWAIVTLEDFDASVEVLFFPKSYEMFSDCLIEDNAMAVKGRVNEREGEISVFAADAVPVDIAAAEHSPGSAPPLVLRVDAKRITKEIVAELRNTLGSYKGDTPVHIHLSRTRLELPAWPVKVCTELVSELKSVRGIAIERAAST, encoded by the coding sequence GTGTCTGATCGGTTCGTTCACCTGCACGTGCACACCGAGTTTTCGATGCTAGACGGTGCCGCCAAGCACGACGCGCTGTTCGCCGAGGTCGCTCGGCTTGAACAGCCTGCGGTGGCAATGACCGACCACGGCAACATGTTCGGTGCGCACTCCTTCTATGCGCAGGCCAAGAAGGCCGGCATCAAGCCGATCATCGGCATTGAGGCCTATGTCGCTCCAGCCAGCCGCTACCACAAGAAACCCATGTTCTGGGGCGAGCGCGCGCGAACCGGCAAGAAAGAGGTCGACGAGTACGGCGAGAGCGGCGACGTCTCCGGCGCCGGTGCGTACACGCACATGACCATGGTCGCCCAGAACTCGACCGGACTACGCAATCTATTCAAACTGTCCTCGCTGGCGTCGACGGAAGGATTCTTCCGCAAGCCTCGAATGGATAAGGAACTGATCGCCGAGCATTCCGAGGGGATCATTGCGACCAGCGGTTGTCTAGCGGGTGAAATACTCACTCGACTCCGCCTCGGCCAGAAGCAAGAAGCATTGCAAGCCGCCTCGGACTACAAGGATATTTTCGGGGCAGACCGCTTCTTCATCGAGGTCATGGACCACGGAATCCAGATGGAGCGCGATATCCGCACTGAATTGCTGGATATTGCCCGTCAACTTGAGCTCCGCACCGTGGCGACGAACGACAGTCACTATGTGACCGCCGATCAGGCTGGCCACCACGATGCGTTGTTGTGCCTGCAAACACGCTCCACGCTGGCTGACACCGACAGGTTCAAGTTCAACGGCGACGGCTACCACATCAAATCGTCAGCTGAGATGCGCGAATACTGGGATACCGAGGTGCCCGGCGCGGCAGATAGCACGCTGCTCATCACTGACATGGTCGAGGGCTACGAAGAGGCGTTCGCAGCGACGAACCGAATGCCCCAGGCCAAGATCAAGCCTGGCAGTACCGACGTCGAGGTGCTACGCGACGAGGTCGAGGAGTTCATTCCGACCCGATTCGCGGGTGACAGCTTCACGCAGGAATACCGTGACCAGCTTGAGTGGGAACTCAAGGTCATCACCGAGAAGGGGTACAGTTCGTACTTCCTAGTCGTCGGCGACATGATTCGGTGGGCCAAGGACAATGGAATCCGTGTAGGCCCGGGTCGCGGGTCGGCGGCGGGCGCATTGCTGTCGTACGTGTTGCACATTATCGATATCGACCCTTTGAAGCACGGGCTGCTGTTCGAGCGGTTCCTTAATCCCGAGCGTGACTCGCCGCCGGATATCGATATCGACTTCGATGAGCGCAGGCGCGATGAGGTCATCGCCTATGCGAAGCAAAAGTACGGCGAAGAGTACTTCGCTAAGGTCATCACCTACGGCACGATTAAGACCAAGGCTGCATTCAAGGACGCTGCTCGTGTGCACCTCGGGCAACCCGGGTTCCAGCTTGCCGACCAGTTCAGCAAAGCGCTACCAGCGCCAATCGCAGCGAAAGACATCCCATTGTCCGGGATCGTCAACCCAAAGCACGAGCGTTACGCAGAGGCCACCGAGGTTCGTGCGCTGATCGAAAAAGACGCGCAGATCGGCAAGATTTTCGACACCGCTCTCGGCCTCGAAGGGCTGATCCGAAACGCGGGCGTGCACGCCTGCGCCCACATCATCTCCCGCGAGCCGTTGCTCGACGTGCTGCCGCTGTGGAAGCGAGACGACGGCGAGATCATTACCGGCTGGGACGGGCCGCAGTGTGAGGACGTGGGCCTACTAAAGATCGATATCCTCGGGCTGGTCAACATGACCACGATCGACGACACCGTGCGCATGGTGAAGGCCAACCACGGTGTCGAGATCGAACCGCTCGACATCCCTCTCGATGACGCGCCTACCTACGAGCTCCTGGGCCGTGGCGAGAGCTTGGGCGTGTTCCAGCTTGAAGGCGGCGGGATGCAGTCGCTGCTCAAGCGCATGGCCCCCACACGGTTCGGCGACATCGTCGCCTGCGTCGCCCTATACCGACCGGGCCCGATGGACGTCAATGCTCACCTGGACTACGCCGACCGCAAGAACGGCAAGAAGCCAGTCGAACCGATTCATGCCGAACTCGACAAGCCTCTTGAGGATGTACTCGGTGAGACCTACGGCCTGATCGTCTATCAGGAACAGATCATGGCCATCGCGCAGCAAGTTGCCGGGTACACCCTCGGACAAGCCGACTTGCTACGGCGTGCGATGGGTAAAAAGAAGAAGGAGGTGATGGACGAGCAGTTCGCCCGCTTCGAGGCCGGGATGGCCGAACGCGAGTACAGCAAAGAGGCCATCAACCAGCTCTGGGCGACAGTGCTGCCCTTCGCCGGGTACGCGTTCAACAAGTCCCACGCCGCTGCCTACGGCCTGGTGACCTACTGGACGGCCTACCTGAAGGCACACTACCCGGCCGAATACATGGCGGCACTACTCACCGCCAACGCGCACAACAAGGACAAGACCGGCGTCTACCTGTCCGAGTGCCGCCGGATGGGCATTCGAGTGCTGCCACCGGATGTGAACGAATCCGTAGTCGGGCACGCCGCCGTGGACGGCCGCATCCGCTTCGGAATGGGAGCCATCCGCAACGTCGGCGCGAACGTGGTCGAGTCGATCACCAAGACACGTAAGACCAAGGGACGCTACACCTCGTTCACCGATTTCCTCGACAAAATCGAGATCACCGCCTGCAACAAGCGAGTCATTGAGTCCCTGATCAAGGCCGGAGCCTTCGATTCGCTCGGACTCACTCGCATGGCCCTAACTCAGCACCACGAAGCAGCAGTCGACGCCGTGATCAGCCTCAAGCGCCAAGAGGCAATGGGACAGTTCGACCTGTTCGGCGGAGCCGACGACACCTCAGCCAGTGATGACTCCTCACCGTTGGCACATCTTCAGTTCACCAACGAGGAATGGCCACGCAAACAGCTTCTCGCGTACGAACGTGAAATGCTCGGCCTCTACGTCTCGGCACATCCCCTGGACGGAGCCGAACGGCTGTTGAGGCCGTACCAAGACACGAGCATCGCCGAACTCGTCGGCGGGGAGCGCGAACCGAGCAACAATGGCAAGGAAGAAGCCAAAATCGCCGGGATGATCTCGGGGATTCAGCGCCGTCTTAACAAGAACGGACAACCCTGGGCGATCGTCACCCTGGAAGACTTCGACGCCAGTGTCGAAGTGCTGTTCTTCCCGAAGTCCTACGAGATGTTCTCCGACTGCTTGATCGAGGACAACGCAATGGCGGTAAAGGGCCGGGTCAACGAACGTGAGGGCGAGATCAGCGTGTTCGCCGCGGATGCGGTTCCGGTGGACATCGCTGCAGCCGAGCACTCTCCCGGCTCAGCACCGCCGCTGGTGCTGCGCGTCGATGCCAAAAGGATCACCAAAGAGATCGTCGCCGAGCTACGCAACACACTAGGGTCTTACAAGGGCGACACCCCGGTCCACATCCACTTGAGCCGTACACGCCTCGAACTACCAGCGTGGCCGGTCAAGGTCTGCACCGAACTCGTCTCCGAACTCAAATCGGTACGAGGCATCGCGATCGAACGCGCGGCCTCAACATGA
- a CDS encoding DUF6300 family protein: protein MTNEPEVELTTQQPCPRCGTPTLAAVTVPTRNTEHSVPQYATVTLCPNCDRHHPAPEVQGVIAYFTLNEHISTDEIEGAGQVLSDWARYVAAHPPVYNSDNLDEDIEAWARGEM, encoded by the coding sequence ATGACCAATGAACCAGAAGTAGAACTCACCACACAACAACCGTGTCCGCGCTGTGGGACACCGACCCTGGCTGCCGTCACCGTGCCCACGCGCAACACCGAGCATTCCGTCCCGCAGTACGCCACGGTGACCCTCTGCCCGAACTGCGATCGTCACCACCCCGCACCCGAGGTACAGGGCGTAATCGCCTACTTCACGCTCAACGAACACATCTCCACAGACGAGATCGAGGGCGCAGGGCAGGTCCTGTCGGACTGGGCTCGGTACGTTGCCGCTCACCCTCCGGTCTACAACTCAGACAATCTTGACGAGGACATCGAGGCATGGGCACGCGGCGAGATGTGA
- a CDS encoding XRE family transcriptional regulator, whose translation MRDEDIGALVQQWRQERARGVRELAKSIQVHHTMLSRLESGQRRLGLEMARKLDHELATAGDLADAVTHLQTSNGHNTTNGNSAAHGNGAAVVPAQLPPVENLVDRVQLLETITGEWSQPVPSDASSPRTVVLTGPGGIGKTAVAVAAAARMRRRFDGVLWADLRAWDSNTGPRAPAVVLRSWCGIATGTPVTELPSDLDELMGLWRSVLLDKRYIIGVDNARSEQISALIPASPGSVVLITSRDRVPDVPGRVLWLSVPPLEPDDATALIATRARQPEYKVAGLASRGGGLPLALRSLGDYIAAHNADEEMIAEMSADTAPPDAVRRAARLSYQHLTEDQARAWRLCAILPEITPESAAATTGTDVALVRELLNEVADVSLLTKHGRDWTYHELHRAIALEESRRVDPRAVRDGATERGLIYMLHGWANASVMLAPDRAIGPPLDTPPPSVSPPAFDSYEAALEWSETRWEYLPAAVRTAIDKGWNRLAWQLVACAFNYVILVKTYDTAYSLVQAVMEVTERSDAIEGHAWLHYILGYIDQERRELDSAVEHLSHSLELRRRRGDLRDIGWAAQVLGRAQLLRGDAPDTAASPLTESIDALDSIGATSGAASARSLRGMLYLATRDLDAAATDLTRAVEQLPIGGDPLLHCYAYTRLAETRLHLNDLGDAEVLARHAIEYAAEHTARFSEVDALDILGQILNQQQDAEGAARS comes from the coding sequence ATGCGAGACGAGGACATCGGCGCGCTCGTACAGCAGTGGCGCCAGGAACGCGCACGCGGCGTCCGCGAATTGGCGAAGTCAATCCAGGTGCACCACACCATGCTGTCGCGGCTGGAGTCCGGGCAGCGTCGACTGGGCCTGGAGATGGCCCGGAAGCTCGATCACGAGCTCGCTACGGCCGGCGACCTCGCCGACGCCGTCACACACCTGCAGACTTCCAACGGCCACAACACCACGAACGGCAACAGCGCTGCCCACGGAAACGGTGCAGCGGTCGTCCCAGCGCAGCTCCCCCCGGTCGAGAACCTCGTCGACCGCGTGCAGCTGCTGGAAACCATCACCGGTGAGTGGTCACAACCCGTACCCTCTGACGCGTCATCGCCGCGCACGGTGGTGCTGACCGGCCCGGGTGGGATTGGCAAGACCGCCGTCGCAGTCGCCGCCGCCGCGCGAATGCGTCGCCGCTTCGACGGAGTGCTGTGGGCGGATCTGCGGGCCTGGGACTCGAACACCGGACCTCGTGCTCCGGCGGTGGTGCTGCGGTCGTGGTGTGGCATCGCCACCGGAACCCCGGTCACCGAGTTGCCGTCGGACCTCGACGAACTGATGGGACTGTGGCGCAGCGTCCTGCTGGACAAGCGCTACATCATCGGTGTGGACAACGCCCGATCAGAGCAAATCTCGGCCTTGATCCCCGCTTCGCCCGGTAGCGTGGTGCTGATAACGAGTCGTGATCGAGTGCCTGACGTCCCGGGCCGGGTGTTGTGGCTGTCCGTACCGCCCCTGGAACCTGACGACGCCACGGCACTCATCGCAACCCGAGCCAGGCAGCCCGAGTACAAGGTCGCCGGACTCGCCTCCCGCGGCGGCGGCCTTCCGCTGGCACTGCGGTCACTCGGGGACTACATCGCCGCGCACAACGCCGACGAGGAGATGATCGCCGAGATGTCCGCCGACACCGCCCCTCCCGATGCCGTCCGCCGCGCCGCACGCCTGTCCTACCAACACCTCACCGAAGACCAAGCCCGAGCCTGGCGGCTCTGCGCGATCCTGCCCGAAATCACGCCCGAGTCAGCCGCCGCCACGACAGGCACCGACGTTGCACTCGTGCGGGAACTGCTCAACGAGGTCGCCGACGTGTCACTGCTGACCAAACACGGCCGGGACTGGACCTACCACGAACTACACCGGGCCATCGCACTTGAGGAATCTCGCCGAGTTGATCCTCGTGCAGTCAGAGACGGCGCCACCGAGCGCGGCCTGATCTACATGTTGCACGGCTGGGCCAACGCCTCAGTCATGCTCGCACCCGACCGCGCCATCGGCCCCCCTCTGGACACCCCGCCCCCGTCGGTCTCCCCGCCCGCATTCGACTCCTACGAAGCTGCCCTCGAATGGTCGGAAACCCGGTGGGAATACCTCCCCGCAGCCGTGCGCACCGCCATCGACAAGGGCTGGAACCGGCTGGCCTGGCAACTCGTCGCCTGCGCCTTCAACTACGTCATCCTCGTCAAGACCTACGACACGGCCTATTCCCTCGTTCAAGCCGTCATGGAGGTCACCGAACGCTCCGACGCCATCGAAGGACATGCCTGGCTGCACTACATCCTGGGCTATATCGACCAGGAACGACGCGAACTCGACTCAGCCGTTGAACACCTGAGCCACTCGTTGGAACTGCGTCGCCGCCGAGGAGATCTCCGCGATATCGGCTGGGCGGCCCAAGTCCTCGGCCGAGCACAACTCCTGCGAGGCGACGCTCCGGACACCGCGGCGAGCCCACTGACCGAATCAATTGACGCCCTCGACAGCATCGGTGCCACCTCGGGTGCAGCCAGCGCCCGGTCCCTGCGCGGAATGCTCTACCTGGCCACTCGTGACCTGGATGCAGCCGCAACTGATCTCACCCGCGCCGTGGAGCAACTTCCCATCGGCGGCGACCCGTTGCTGCACTGCTACGCCTACACCCGCCTGGCCGAGACCCGCCTGCATCTGAACGATCTCGGTGACGCCGAAGTACTCGCTCGGCACGCCATCGAATACGCAGCCGAACACACCGCACGATTCAGCGAGGTCGACGCCCTCGACATCCTCGGCCAGATCCTTAACCAACAACAGGACGCTGAGGGTGCGGCCCGTTCCTGA
- a CDS encoding suppressor of fused domain protein, producing the protein MNLDVLRAHYARFLGDITESQSEDEIEIAQWVRPEFASVSTLGLCRKRITVIYPQELVCSVKPEQAGAAQVLVRATLEVIASSGRGMVHQSVISNPEPLLAETQIHGVLVAAHPYLDDEFNVLFGPEKSVLVDVMTLIPLTAAEAARARGGNAEELLDAFEAANPDLTDVTRPSAL; encoded by the coding sequence ATGAACCTCGACGTACTTCGCGCTCACTACGCACGCTTTCTCGGAGATATCACGGAAAGCCAGTCCGAGGACGAGATCGAGATTGCCCAGTGGGTGCGGCCCGAGTTCGCTTCGGTGTCCACGCTCGGACTGTGCCGCAAGCGCATAACCGTGATCTACCCGCAGGAGCTCGTGTGCTCGGTGAAGCCTGAGCAGGCCGGTGCGGCACAGGTCCTGGTGCGGGCCACGCTGGAGGTGATCGCGAGCTCGGGGCGGGGCATGGTGCACCAGAGCGTGATCAGCAACCCCGAGCCGCTGCTCGCCGAAACCCAGATCCACGGGGTGCTGGTCGCCGCGCACCCGTACCTGGACGACGAGTTCAATGTCCTGTTCGGCCCGGAGAAGTCGGTGCTGGTGGACGTAATGACCTTGATCCCCCTCACCGCGGCCGAGGCAGCGCGGGCTCGTGGTGGAAACGCCGAGGAGCTACTGGATGCGTTCGAAGCGGCGAACCCAGACCTCACCGACGTGACTCGCCCCTCGGCCCTCTGA
- a CDS encoding ankyrin repeat domain-containing protein, which yields MTDLDRMGRDPLHYAAAENDVTTVQQRLAAGVGVDLTEDREGYTPLFFAVQEGAVDAARHLLEAGASVRSTTTAGAAKTPLHLAVSRWRKSPDGAMIRLLLEYGADKAATTRKGRTPRLIAQGQFEFPDDLAELLDV from the coding sequence ATGACTGATCTGGACCGCATGGGCCGTGACCCGCTGCACTATGCAGCGGCGGAAAACGACGTCACGACCGTGCAGCAGCGTCTCGCGGCAGGCGTAGGCGTGGATCTCACAGAGGACCGTGAGGGCTACACGCCCTTGTTCTTTGCTGTGCAAGAGGGCGCCGTCGACGCGGCACGGCACCTCTTGGAAGCAGGCGCGAGTGTACGTTCCACCACGACCGCAGGTGCCGCAAAGACTCCGCTCCATCTCGCGGTCAGTCGTTGGCGCAAGAGCCCAGACGGAGCGATGATCCGCCTCTTGCTCGAATACGGGGCGGACAAAGCCGCCACGACGAGAAAGGGGCGCACTCCGAGACTCATTGCACAGGGGCAGTTCGAGTTTCCTGATGACCTAGCGGAACTGCTCGACGTATGA